Proteins co-encoded in one Halorussus vallis genomic window:
- a CDS encoding DMT family transporter, whose product MDDWVGTALVVASAVGFGTLGIFGKLAAAEGMTIPTLLSFRFVLASVVVWLALGVRGELRPLGGRDLAAGLALGALGYAVMSGLYFWGLTFMTAGLVGVILYTYPVFVVALAAARLGERVTRRTALALLAALSGVALVTGADPAGADPVGVAVVLGAAAVYAGYITASRATLSSVDASALTAHVLPAAAVAYVAYGAASGRLAVPATGREWAIVVAIAVVATALPILAFFAGIRRIGASRASIVSTVEPVVTLALGAAVLEEPITAATVAGAALVLVGVTLVQTDPG is encoded by the coding sequence CTGGCGGCCGCCGAGGGGATGACGATTCCGACGCTGCTCTCGTTCCGGTTCGTGCTCGCGTCGGTGGTCGTGTGGCTGGCGCTGGGCGTCCGCGGCGAACTCCGACCGCTGGGCGGCCGGGACCTCGCCGCCGGACTCGCGCTCGGGGCGCTCGGCTACGCGGTGATGAGCGGCCTCTACTTCTGGGGGCTGACGTTCATGACCGCGGGGCTGGTGGGCGTAATCCTCTACACCTATCCGGTGTTCGTGGTGGCGCTGGCGGCGGCGCGACTCGGTGAGCGCGTGACCCGGCGGACGGCGCTGGCGCTCCTGGCGGCGCTCTCCGGTGTCGCGCTGGTGACGGGCGCCGACCCCGCCGGTGCCGACCCCGTCGGCGTCGCCGTCGTCCTCGGCGCGGCGGCGGTGTACGCGGGTTACATCACCGCGAGTCGCGCGACGCTCTCGTCGGTGGACGCGTCGGCGTTGACCGCCCACGTCCTTCCGGCGGCGGCGGTCGCCTACGTCGCCTACGGGGCCGCGTCGGGACGGTTGGCCGTCCCGGCGACCGGCCGCGAGTGGGCCATCGTCGTCGCCATCGCCGTGGTCGCGACGGCGCTGCCCATCCTGGCGTTCTTCGCGGGGATACGCCGAATCGGCGCGAGTCGGGCGAGCATCGTCAGCACCGTCGAACCGGTCGTGACGCTGGCGCTCGGCGCGGCCGTCCTCGAAGAACCGATAACCGCGGCGACGGTGGCGGGCGCGGCGCTGGTGCTCGTCGGGGTGACGCTCGTCCAGACCGACCCCGGATAG
- the corA gene encoding magnesium/cobalt transporter CorA: MTVEAVVYTEEGVTTYTDLETARDAAGTTWIRASAATPVEFERVAAAFDIHPLSIEDLQNGVRPKTEEFDGHTFVLLKTATLRRGETTFEEEIRREPVGIFVGDDWLVTLSQERIPAVERVWEMVSHEESRVLRHGPDFAAYRVIDGIVDGYFEVLDDIEDQIERVEEDVTTATDIETLETINDVRRDLLSFRKLLWPSREAVGYLARGDPDQIQVTTEKYYRDVYDHLVQLVDLTETYRDLASGARDIYLNTLSLSTNEVMKRLTVVATVVLPLTFVVGVYGMNFDGGPFNMPELGWTFGYPAVMIGMAAVTVILVVYFRSEEYI; encoded by the coding sequence GTGACCGTCGAAGCGGTGGTGTACACCGAGGAGGGAGTGACCACCTACACCGACCTCGAAACCGCCCGCGACGCCGCCGGAACGACGTGGATTCGCGCCTCGGCGGCGACGCCCGTCGAGTTCGAGCGCGTCGCCGCGGCGTTCGACATCCACCCGCTGTCGATAGAGGACCTCCAGAACGGCGTCCGGCCGAAGACCGAGGAGTTCGACGGCCACACGTTCGTCCTGCTGAAGACCGCCACCCTCCGGCGGGGCGAGACGACGTTCGAGGAGGAGATCCGCCGCGAACCGGTCGGCATCTTCGTCGGCGACGACTGGCTCGTCACCCTCTCGCAGGAGCGAATTCCCGCGGTCGAGCGCGTCTGGGAGATGGTCTCCCACGAGGAGAGTCGAGTCCTCCGCCACGGTCCGGACTTCGCGGCCTACCGCGTCATCGACGGCATCGTCGACGGCTACTTCGAGGTGCTCGACGACATCGAGGACCAGATAGAGCGCGTCGAGGAGGACGTGACGACCGCCACCGACATCGAGACGCTCGAAACCATCAACGACGTCCGGCGGGACCTGCTGTCGTTTCGGAAACTGCTGTGGCCCTCCAGGGAGGCGGTTGGCTACCTCGCACGCGGGGACCCCGACCAGATACAGGTGACGACCGAGAAGTACTACCGGGACGTCTACGACCACCTGGTCCAACTGGTCGACCTGACCGAAACCTATCGCGACCTCGCCAGCGGCGCGCGCGACATCTACCTCAACACGCTGTCGCTGTCGACCAACGAGGTGATGAAGCGTCTGACCGTGGTGGCGACCGTCGTGCTCCCGCTCACCTTCGTCGTTGGCGTCTACGGGATGAACTTCGACGGCGGACCGTTCAACATGCCGGAACTCGGCTGGACCTTCGGCTACCCCGCGGTGATGATAGGGATGGCCGCCGTGACCGTCATCCTGGTCGTGTACTTCCGGAGCGAGGAGTACATCTGA
- a CDS encoding DUF6517 family protein produces MARNVAAGIVLALLVVTSGCVGFLSGPVSFSASAATVNDAALEQTGYEHNRTRDLTVTRNFSVAGQSKRVEVTNKLSEYHRSVGVPGVGERRVAAFVTFASPQVDVLGQSFNPLSKYDNRQLAEQFTAQLKSVGNLRKVGEREATMLGKTTTVTKFEATVTTVGGLEFDANVHVTKVKHGDDYVVAIAVHPKRLSGHQSKVDTLIEGVEHEQ; encoded by the coding sequence ATGGCACGCAACGTAGCTGCTGGCATCGTCCTCGCGCTCCTCGTGGTGACGAGCGGATGCGTGGGCTTCCTCTCGGGGCCGGTTTCGTTCAGCGCCTCGGCCGCGACGGTGAACGACGCGGCGCTCGAACAGACGGGCTACGAGCACAACCGCACGCGCGATTTGACCGTCACCCGGAACTTCTCGGTGGCCGGCCAGTCCAAGCGCGTGGAGGTCACGAACAAGCTCTCGGAGTACCACCGGAGCGTGGGCGTCCCGGGCGTGGGCGAACGGCGCGTCGCGGCGTTCGTCACGTTCGCCAGCCCGCAGGTCGACGTGCTCGGCCAGTCGTTCAACCCGCTTTCGAAGTACGACAACCGCCAACTCGCCGAGCAGTTCACGGCCCAACTGAAGAGCGTCGGGAACCTCCGGAAGGTCGGCGAGCGTGAGGCGACCATGCTCGGGAAGACGACGACCGTGACGAAGTTCGAGGCGACCGTGACCACCGTCGGCGGACTGGAGTTCGACGCGAACGTCCACGTCACGAAGGTCAAACACGGCGACGACTACGTGGTCGCTATCGCCGTCCACCCGAAGCGGCTCAGCGGTCACCAGTCGAAGGTCGACACGCTCATCGAGGGCGTCGAACACGAGCAGTAG
- a CDS encoding universal stress protein gives MAFRILVPMDRSKMAEKALEYALETHPDAAVTVLHVVGVPSAFMGEAASLALDDDIETAAEAHAEDVFDRAREIAADRGVEIATVVDVGKPAKAIVSRAADFDAVVIGSHGSDLLERILIGNVAETVVRRSPVPVTVVR, from the coding sequence ATGGCGTTCCGTATCCTCGTGCCGATGGACCGCTCGAAGATGGCCGAGAAGGCCCTCGAATACGCGCTCGAAACGCATCCCGACGCGGCGGTCACCGTCCTCCACGTCGTCGGCGTTCCGAGCGCGTTCATGGGGGAGGCGGCGAGTCTCGCCCTCGACGACGACATCGAAACGGCCGCCGAGGCGCACGCCGAAGACGTGTTCGACCGCGCCCGCGAAATCGCCGCCGACCGGGGTGTCGAAATCGCGACCGTCGTCGACGTGGGGAAGCCAGCGAAAGCTATCGTCTCGCGCGCGGCGGACTTCGACGCGGTGGTCATCGGCAGTCACGGGAGCGACTTGCTGGAGCGAATCCTCATCGGGAACGTCGCGGAGACGGTCGTCCGCAGGTCGCCGGTCCCCGTGACCGTGGTTCGATGA
- a CDS encoding inorganic phosphate transporter, producing MISGLLAVGLLTSVFAGINTGGSSIGESFGPSVGSGVLSTRVAAALMSVSVLLGGITLGRHVVDTLGHGFVPQAYFTLPAAIGVLLFTGLGILLGNLREVSVSTSETAVGAVAGMGAAFGVLDWETIGVVVTWWLVSPIVAFWLSAVVGRYWYHRIEDRLDLSGGSRSTAGKALVVVIACYMGFSAGASNVANAIAPLVGAGVLPMAPGVLLGAGAMAVGAFLIGPRTMETVGNELTSLSLEGALVVELIAATIITLLSQAGIPASLAITAVTCVIGLGWGRATRHVELREGIGLDRPPATDGGTAAEPTPDDLFSEETTRHVVVTWMLSPTVAAVLSFVCFKLAVWGGLVSF from the coding sequence ATGATCAGCGGTCTGCTGGCGGTCGGCCTCCTCACCTCGGTGTTCGCCGGCATCAACACCGGCGGCTCCTCCATCGGCGAGTCCTTCGGACCGTCGGTCGGCAGCGGCGTACTCTCGACGCGTGTCGCCGCCGCGCTCATGTCCGTCTCCGTCCTGCTCGGCGGCATCACGCTCGGCCGCCACGTCGTCGACACGCTCGGTCACGGCTTCGTCCCCCAGGCGTACTTCACCCTCCCCGCGGCCATCGGCGTCCTGCTGTTCACCGGCCTCGGCATCCTGCTCGGGAATCTCCGGGAGGTTTCGGTGAGCACGAGCGAAACCGCAGTCGGCGCCGTCGCCGGCATGGGCGCGGCGTTCGGCGTGCTCGACTGGGAGACTATCGGCGTCGTCGTTACGTGGTGGCTCGTCTCGCCCATCGTCGCGTTCTGGCTGTCGGCCGTCGTCGGCCGCTACTGGTACCACCGCATCGAGGACCGCCTCGACCTCTCGGGCGGGTCGCGCTCGACCGCCGGGAAGGCGCTGGTCGTCGTCATCGCCTGCTACATGGGCTTCTCGGCGGGCGCGAGCAACGTCGCCAACGCCATCGCCCCGCTGGTCGGCGCGGGCGTCCTCCCGATGGCCCCCGGCGTCCTCCTCGGCGCGGGGGCGATGGCCGTCGGTGCGTTCCTCATCGGACCGCGGACGATGGAGACGGTGGGAAACGAGCTCACGTCGCTCTCGCTGGAGGGTGCGCTCGTCGTCGAACTCATCGCGGCGACCATCATTACGCTCCTGAGCCAGGCGGGAATTCCGGCGAGCCTCGCCATCACCGCCGTCACATGCGTCATCGGCCTCGGCTGGGGCCGGGCGACTCGCCACGTCGAACTCCGGGAAGGAATCGGACTGGACCGGCCGCCGGCCACCGACGGCGGAACGGCGGCGGAGCCGACTCCCGACGACCTGTTCAGCGAGGAGACGACTCGCCACGTCGTCGTGACGTGGATGCTCTCGCCGACGGTCGCCGCCGTCCTCTCGTTCGTCTGCTTCAAACTCGCCGTCTGGGGCGGGCTGGTGTCGTTCTGA